From Anopheles darlingi chromosome 2, idAnoDarlMG_H_01, whole genome shotgun sequence, the proteins below share one genomic window:
- the LOC125959058 gene encoding uncharacterized protein LOC125959058, translating to MPYILIRGNLASYGHKHPFRVLVSGLKAADIEQLNRFPCGGYSDESTVVYLQHPCVILTALEVLGYRVVASSSTAVKQDYNEYMWTMRKEFSDPEPYLGDTSSVSLIERDNLANSGREGNCVGAKNSKIDLPE from the exons ATGCCATACATTCTTATCCGTGGCAATCTTGCCTCCTACGGTCACAAGCATCCGTTCCGTGTGCTGGTGTCGGGACTGAAAG CGGCCGATATTGAACAGCTAAACCGGTTTCCCTGCGGTGGCTACAGCGATGAGTCCACCGTCGTCTACCTGCAGCATCCCTGCGTGATACTGACCGCGTTGGAG GTCCTCGGATACCGGGTTGTAGCCTCCTCATCGACCGCGGTCAAGCAGGACTACAACGAGTACATGTGGACGATGCGGAAGGAATTTAGCGATCCGGAACCGTACCTGGGCGACACCTCTTCGGTTTCGCTGATCGAGCGCGACAATCTGGCCAACAGTGGCCGCGAGGGAAACTGCGTTGGGgcgaaaaacagcaaaatcGATCTACCGGAGTag
- the LOC125959057 gene encoding ankyrin repeat domain-containing protein 39: protein MVHGRAGGDGADCHGHQHHQCSAKGSASAVQSLDELDFERGIWSAAMNNECDRLRTLVARGHLHDRDSCGYTALHYAARHGHLEACHLLLNAGLGVDEVTNGGVTALQRAAMMGRNAIVELLLTNGANAVHRDSDGRTALHRAAEGGHLGCCQLLVANRADLRHIEDERHLKPFDLVRDHATDRDQLRCLLRMPDGDVGAASTTSS from the exons ATGGTACACGGACGAGCTGGCGGTGACGGAGCCGATTGCCATggacaccagcatcatcagtgTTCGGCGAAGGGGAGTGCCTCAGCGGTTCAGTCTCTCGATGAGCTGGACTTTGAGCGCGGAATTTGGAGTGCCG CAATGAACAACGAGTGTGATCGGTTGCGTACCTTGGTGGCACGGGGCCATCTGCACGATCGGGATAGTTGCGGATACACGGCCCTTCACTATGCTGCTCGCCATGGCCATCTGGAAGCCTGCCACCTGCTGCTCAACGCCGGCCTCGGAGTGGATGAAGTCACAAATGGAGGAGTTACGGCTTTGCAGCGAGCTGCTATGATGG GACGCAATGCAAtcgtcgagctgctgctaACCAACGGTGCCAACGCGGTACACCGGGATTCTGACGGACGAACGGCATTACATCGTGCGGCCGAAGGGGGTCATCTTGGTTGCTGCCAGCTGCTAGTGGCAAACCGTGCCGACTTGCGTCACATCGAGGACGAACGCCACCTGAAGCCGTTCGATCTCGTACGTGATCACGCCACTGATCGAGATCAGCTGAGGTGTTTACTCAGGATGCCCGATGGTGATGTCGGTGCCGCCAGTACTACCAGTTCTTAA
- the LOC125959046 gene encoding eukaryotic translation initiation factor 3 subunit H, whose translation MASRGVNRRTQPVDNTISYVQCDGLAAMKMVKHCHEESLNNMEVAQGALLGLVVDDRLEITNCFPFPKSDETIDEEEYQLNMMRRLRHVNVDHFHVGWYQSADVGNFLSNTLLESQYHYQTSIEESVVVIYDTQKSARGFLTLKAYRLTPQAIAMYKERDFTPEALRNLKVGYENLFVEIPIVIKNSALCNIMMSELTEMVPEEEGTHFLDLGTASVLENHLRCMMDRVDELNHEATKFNKYQQAAIRQEQEKHRMLAKHAQENAARIAKGETAVPEDEINKLFRPIPVPTRLNPMIVSGQINTYAQHISQFCSQSLAKLYMTQALQNAKDNKS comes from the exons ATGGCAAGCCGTGGAGTGAATCGTCGCACGCAACCCGTGGATAATACCATCTCCTACGTCCAGTGCGATGGCCTG GCGGCgatgaaaatggtaaaacatTGCCATGAAGAATCGCTGAATAATATGGAGGTGGCGCAGGGCGCACTCCTCGGCCTGGTGGTCGATGATCGGCTCGAGATTACGAACTGTTTCCCATTCCCGAAGTCGGACGAGACAATCGACGAGGAGGAGTACCAGCTGAACATGATGCGCCGGCTGCGGCACGTTAACGTGGACCACTTCCACGTCGGTTGGTACCAGAGCGCGGATGTGGGCAACTTCCTATCGAATACGCTGCTCGAGTCGCAGTATCACTACCAGACCAGTATCGAGGAGTCGGTGGTCGTGATTTACGACACGCAGAAGTCGGCCCGTGGCTTCCTGACGCTCAAGGCGTACCGTCTGACGCCGCAGGCGATCGCCATGTACAAGGAGCGCGATTTCACGCCGGAAGCGCTGCGCAATCTGAAGGTCGGCTACGAGAACCTGTTCGTGGAGATCCCGATTGTCATTAAGAACTCGGCTCTGTGCAACATCATGATGTCGGAGCTGACGGAGATGGTACCGGAGGAAGAGGGAACTCATTTCCTCGATCTAGGCACAGCGTCGGTGCTGGAGAACCATCTGCGCTGCATGATGGATCGTGTGGACGAGCTGAACCATGAGGCCACCAAGTTCAACAAGTACCAACAGGCGGCGATCCGGCAGGAACAGGAGAAGCACCGCATGCTGGCCAAGCACGCCCAGGAGAATGCGGCCCGTATTGCTAAGGGTGAGACGGCCGTACCGGAGGATGAAATCAACAAGCTGTTCCGCCCCATTCCGGTGCCGACGCGCCTCAATCCGATGATCGTTTCGGGACAGATCAACACGTACGCTCAGCACATCTCTCAGTTCTGTTCGCAATCGCTCGCCAAGCTGTACATGACTCAGGCGCTCCAGAATGCCAAGGATAACAAATCATAA